A single Theropithecus gelada isolate Dixy chromosome 7b, Tgel_1.0, whole genome shotgun sequence DNA region contains:
- the HAUS4 gene encoding HAUS augmin-like complex subunit 4 isoform X2, translated as MASGDFCSPGEGMEILQQVCSKQLPPCNLSKEDLLQNPYFSKLLLNLSQHVDESGLSLTLAKEQAQAWKEVRLHKTTWLRSEILHRVIQELLVDYYVKMQDTNVTSEDKKFHETLEQRLLVTELMRLLGPSQEREIPPLLGMEKADLLELMPLSEDFVWMRARLQQEIEEQLKKKCFTLLCYYDPNSDADSETVKAAKVWKLAEVLVGEQQQCQDAKSQQKEQMLLLEKKSATYSQVLLRCLTLLQRLLQEHRLKTQSELDRINAQYLEVKCSAMILKLRMEELKILSDTYTVEKVEVHRLIRDRLEGAIHLQEQDMEKSRQVLNSYEVLGEEFDRLVKEYTVLKQATENKRWALLEFNKAYR; from the exons ATGGCATCCGGGGATTTCTGCTCACCTGGAGAAGGGATGGAAATACTTCAACAAG TGTGCAGCAAACAACTTCCTCCTTGTAACCTGAGTAAAGAGGACTTGTTACAGAACCCATACTTCAGCAAGCTTCTCCTGAATCTCTCACAGCATGTGGATGAGAGTGGCTTAAGCCTCACCCTGGCAAAGGAGCAGGCTCAG GCATGGAAGGAAGTTCGACTGCATAAGACAACATGGCTGAGGTCTGAGATTTTACATAGAGTCATTCAAGAGTTGCTTGTGGACTACTATGTGAAGATGCAAGACACAAATGTAACTTCTGAGGACAAAAAG TTTCATGAGACCCTTGAACAGCGGCTACTTGTAACTGAACTGATGCGGCTCTTAGGTCCTAGCCAGGAGAGGGAGATACCTCCACTGCTGGGGATGGAGAAAGCGGACCTTCTGGAACTCATGCCACTCTCAGAG GATTTTGTGTGGATGAGGGCTCGGCTACAGCAAGAAATAGAGGAGCAGctcaaaaagaaatgtttcactCTGCTCTGCTACTATGATCCCAATTCAG ATGCTGACAGTGAAACCGTGAAGGCAGCAAAGGTGTGGAAACTTGCAGAGGTCCTGGTGGGTGAGCAGCAGCAGTGCCAGGATGCCAAGAGCCAACAGAAGGAACAGATGTTGCTGCTGGAGAAGAAGAGTGCTACTTACTCCCAG GTGCTTCTCCGCTGCCTCACTTTGCTGCAGAGGCTTCTTCAGGAACACCGGCTGAAGACTCAATCCGAGCTAGACCGCATCAATGCCCAGTACCTGGAAGTCAAATGCAGTGCTATGATCCTTAAGCTGAG GATGGAGGAGCTAAAGATTTTGTCCGACACTTACACTGTTGAGAAAGTGGAAGTTCATCGTCTGATTAG GGACCGTTTGGAAGGAGCCATTCACCTACAGGAGCAGGACATGGAGAAGTCAAGACAGGTCCTGAACTCCTATGAGGTCCTTGGGGAAGAGTTTGACAGGCTGGTGAAAGAGTACACCGTACTCAAGCAGGCAACGGAGAACAAGCGGTGGGCTCTCCTGGAGTTCAACAAGGCCTATCGTTGA
- the HAUS4 gene encoding HAUS augmin-like complex subunit 4 isoform X3 — protein sequence MASGDFCSPGEGMEILQQVCSKQLPPCNLSKEDLLQNPYFSKLLLNLSQHVDESGLSLTLAKEQAQAWKEVRLHKTTWLRSEILHRVIQELLVDYYVKMQDTNVTSEDKKDFVWMRARLQQEIEEQLKKKCFTLLCYYDPNSDADSETVKAAKVWKLAEVLVGEQQQCQDAKSQQKEQMLLLEKKSATYSQVLLRCLTLLQRLLQEHRLKTQSELDRINAQYLEVKCSAMILKLRMEELKILSDTYTVEKVEVHRLIRDRLEGAIHLQEQDMEKSRQVLNSYEVLGEEFDRLVKEYTVLKQATENKRWALLEFNKAYR from the exons ATGGCATCCGGGGATTTCTGCTCACCTGGAGAAGGGATGGAAATACTTCAACAAG TGTGCAGCAAACAACTTCCTCCTTGTAACCTGAGTAAAGAGGACTTGTTACAGAACCCATACTTCAGCAAGCTTCTCCTGAATCTCTCACAGCATGTGGATGAGAGTGGCTTAAGCCTCACCCTGGCAAAGGAGCAGGCTCAG GCATGGAAGGAAGTTCGACTGCATAAGACAACATGGCTGAGGTCTGAGATTTTACATAGAGTCATTCAAGAGTTGCTTGTGGACTACTATGTGAAGATGCAAGACACAAATGTAACTTCTGAGGACAAAAAG GATTTTGTGTGGATGAGGGCTCGGCTACAGCAAGAAATAGAGGAGCAGctcaaaaagaaatgtttcactCTGCTCTGCTACTATGATCCCAATTCAG ATGCTGACAGTGAAACCGTGAAGGCAGCAAAGGTGTGGAAACTTGCAGAGGTCCTGGTGGGTGAGCAGCAGCAGTGCCAGGATGCCAAGAGCCAACAGAAGGAACAGATGTTGCTGCTGGAGAAGAAGAGTGCTACTTACTCCCAG GTGCTTCTCCGCTGCCTCACTTTGCTGCAGAGGCTTCTTCAGGAACACCGGCTGAAGACTCAATCCGAGCTAGACCGCATCAATGCCCAGTACCTGGAAGTCAAATGCAGTGCTATGATCCTTAAGCTGAG GATGGAGGAGCTAAAGATTTTGTCCGACACTTACACTGTTGAGAAAGTGGAAGTTCATCGTCTGATTAG GGACCGTTTGGAAGGAGCCATTCACCTACAGGAGCAGGACATGGAGAAGTCAAGACAGGTCCTGAACTCCTATGAGGTCCTTGGGGAAGAGTTTGACAGGCTGGTGAAAGAGTACACCGTACTCAAGCAGGCAACGGAGAACAAGCGGTGGGCTCTCCTGGAGTTCAACAAGGCCTATCGTTGA
- the HAUS4 gene encoding HAUS augmin-like complex subunit 4 isoform X1, producing the protein MASGDFCSPGEGMEILQQVCSKQLPPCNLSKEDLLQNPYFSKLLLNLSQHVDESGLSLTLAKEQAQAWKEVRLHKTTWLRSEILHRVIQELLVDYYVKMQDTNVTSEDKKFHETLEQRLLVTELMRLLGPSQEREIPPLLGMEKADLLELMPLSEDFVWMRARLQQEIEEQLKKKCFTLLCYYDPNSDADSETVKAAKVWKLAEVLVGEQQQCQDAKSQQKEQMLLLEKKSATYSQVYQGMGQPLSFILSPGALLGKPKIPDLRFFLLYSCPLLPPSGAQVLLRCLTLLQRLLQEHRLKTQSELDRINAQYLEVKCSAMILKLRMEELKILSDTYTVEKVEVHRLIRDRLEGAIHLQEQDMEKSRQVLNSYEVLGEEFDRLVKEYTVLKQATENKRWALLEFNKAYR; encoded by the exons ATGGCATCCGGGGATTTCTGCTCACCTGGAGAAGGGATGGAAATACTTCAACAAG TGTGCAGCAAACAACTTCCTCCTTGTAACCTGAGTAAAGAGGACTTGTTACAGAACCCATACTTCAGCAAGCTTCTCCTGAATCTCTCACAGCATGTGGATGAGAGTGGCTTAAGCCTCACCCTGGCAAAGGAGCAGGCTCAG GCATGGAAGGAAGTTCGACTGCATAAGACAACATGGCTGAGGTCTGAGATTTTACATAGAGTCATTCAAGAGTTGCTTGTGGACTACTATGTGAAGATGCAAGACACAAATGTAACTTCTGAGGACAAAAAG TTTCATGAGACCCTTGAACAGCGGCTACTTGTAACTGAACTGATGCGGCTCTTAGGTCCTAGCCAGGAGAGGGAGATACCTCCACTGCTGGGGATGGAGAAAGCGGACCTTCTGGAACTCATGCCACTCTCAGAG GATTTTGTGTGGATGAGGGCTCGGCTACAGCAAGAAATAGAGGAGCAGctcaaaaagaaatgtttcactCTGCTCTGCTACTATGATCCCAATTCAG ATGCTGACAGTGAAACCGTGAAGGCAGCAAAGGTGTGGAAACTTGCAGAGGTCCTGGTGGGTGAGCAGCAGCAGTGCCAGGATGCCAAGAGCCAACAGAAGGAACAGATGTTGCTGCTGGAGAAGAAGAGTGCTACTTACTCCCAGGTTTATCAGGGCATGGGACAGCCCCTTTCCTTTATCCTGAGCCCAGGAGCACTTTTGGGGAAGCCAAAGATTCCTGATCTACGGTTCTTTCTACTATATTCAtgccctcttcttcctccatctGGGGCTCAGGTGCTTCTCCGCTGCCTCACTTTGCTGCAGAGGCTTCTTCAGGAACACCGGCTGAAGACTCAATCCGAGCTAGACCGCATCAATGCCCAGTACCTGGAAGTCAAATGCAGTGCTATGATCCTTAAGCTGAG GATGGAGGAGCTAAAGATTTTGTCCGACACTTACACTGTTGAGAAAGTGGAAGTTCATCGTCTGATTAG GGACCGTTTGGAAGGAGCCATTCACCTACAGGAGCAGGACATGGAGAAGTCAAGACAGGTCCTGAACTCCTATGAGGTCCTTGGGGAAGAGTTTGACAGGCTGGTGAAAGAGTACACCGTACTCAAGCAGGCAACGGAGAACAAGCGGTGGGCTCTCCTGGAGTTCAACAAGGCCTATCGTTGA
- the HAUS4 gene encoding HAUS augmin-like complex subunit 4 isoform X4 yields MQDTNVTSEDKKFHETLEQRLLVTELMRLLGPSQEREIPPLLGMEKADLLELMPLSEDFVWMRARLQQEIEEQLKKKCFTLLCYYDPNSDADSETVKAAKVWKLAEVLVGEQQQCQDAKSQQKEQMLLLEKKSATYSQVLLRCLTLLQRLLQEHRLKTQSELDRINAQYLEVKCSAMILKLRMEELKILSDTYTVEKVEVHRLIRDRLEGAIHLQEQDMEKSRQVLNSYEVLGEEFDRLVKEYTVLKQATENKRWALLEFNKAYR; encoded by the exons ATGCAAGACACAAATGTAACTTCTGAGGACAAAAAG TTTCATGAGACCCTTGAACAGCGGCTACTTGTAACTGAACTGATGCGGCTCTTAGGTCCTAGCCAGGAGAGGGAGATACCTCCACTGCTGGGGATGGAGAAAGCGGACCTTCTGGAACTCATGCCACTCTCAGAG GATTTTGTGTGGATGAGGGCTCGGCTACAGCAAGAAATAGAGGAGCAGctcaaaaagaaatgtttcactCTGCTCTGCTACTATGATCCCAATTCAG ATGCTGACAGTGAAACCGTGAAGGCAGCAAAGGTGTGGAAACTTGCAGAGGTCCTGGTGGGTGAGCAGCAGCAGTGCCAGGATGCCAAGAGCCAACAGAAGGAACAGATGTTGCTGCTGGAGAAGAAGAGTGCTACTTACTCCCAG GTGCTTCTCCGCTGCCTCACTTTGCTGCAGAGGCTTCTTCAGGAACACCGGCTGAAGACTCAATCCGAGCTAGACCGCATCAATGCCCAGTACCTGGAAGTCAAATGCAGTGCTATGATCCTTAAGCTGAG GATGGAGGAGCTAAAGATTTTGTCCGACACTTACACTGTTGAGAAAGTGGAAGTTCATCGTCTGATTAG GGACCGTTTGGAAGGAGCCATTCACCTACAGGAGCAGGACATGGAGAAGTCAAGACAGGTCCTGAACTCCTATGAGGTCCTTGGGGAAGAGTTTGACAGGCTGGTGAAAGAGTACACCGTACTCAAGCAGGCAACGGAGAACAAGCGGTGGGCTCTCCTGGAGTTCAACAAGGCCTATCGTTGA